The following coding sequences are from one Streptomyces dengpaensis window:
- a CDS encoding phage tail tube protein, translating into MSTPVETETALARRYRLELNTGTDAAPAWAIVPGVKDFAPKVDQTMQASTTYEDEGWADQTPTEYAWSIELTMLHRCHPVTKAFNAAQEKLRLAAEAFGDAGKVHVRWYDREGRDEAYEGRALVKWEQDGTATDDLDSVKVTLTGKGKRTAITNPLAA; encoded by the coding sequence ATGTCCACCCCTGTTGAGACAGAGACCGCGCTCGCGCGCCGGTACCGCCTCGAACTAAACACCGGCACCGACGCCGCGCCCGCGTGGGCGATCGTGCCCGGCGTCAAAGACTTCGCGCCGAAGGTCGATCAGACCATGCAGGCGTCCACGACGTACGAGGACGAGGGTTGGGCCGACCAGACGCCCACCGAGTACGCGTGGAGCATCGAACTGACGATGCTGCACCGCTGCCACCCCGTCACGAAGGCGTTCAACGCCGCTCAGGAAAAGCTCAGGCTCGCCGCGGAAGCGTTCGGCGACGCGGGCAAGGTGCACGTTCGCTGGTACGACCGTGAGGGCCGCGACGAGGCGTACGAGGGCCGCGCCCTGGTCAAGTGGGAGCAGGACGGCACCGCCACTGACGACCTTGACTCCGTCAAAGTCACGCTCACCGGCAAGGGCAAGCGGACCGCGATCACCAACCCGCTCGCGGCGTAG
- a CDS encoding minor capsid protein, with protein MTFLVAIVDGLARLLDTAGVATYRPDGIYAPTDTAITDTVMPDSPDRAVVLTAYDTADDPALTDCTVFVQVRTRAGTDPRAVADLDEAAFGVLHGLRNQQFGTAHVQLIKRENTAPMGADANGRHERTSNYTLRAQRPQSDRLE; from the coding sequence GTGACGTTCCTGGTCGCCATCGTCGACGGCCTCGCCCGCCTGCTCGACACAGCAGGCGTCGCCACCTACCGGCCCGACGGCATATACGCCCCGACGGATACGGCGATCACGGACACCGTCATGCCCGACAGTCCGGACCGCGCCGTTGTCCTCACCGCCTACGACACTGCCGACGATCCCGCGCTCACCGACTGCACTGTGTTCGTACAGGTACGCACCCGCGCCGGTACCGACCCGCGCGCCGTGGCCGACCTCGACGAGGCCGCATTCGGTGTGCTGCACGGCCTACGCAACCAGCAGTTCGGCACCGCGCACGTGCAGCTCATCAAGCGCGAGAACACCGCGCCGATGGGCGCCGACGCCAACGGCCGCCACGAGCGGACCAGTAACTACACGCTGCGCGCCCAGCGCCCGCAGTCCGACCGCCTCGAATAG
- a CDS encoding major capsid protein, translating into MATTLAEAKLNAQDDVDVQVIDEFRKSSDILDRMTFDNVVSPTGGDTLTYGYRRLITERGADFRAINAEYTSAEVTSQRYTVDLVPLGGSFKVDRVVARIGPAASGAVTLNMQQLIKASRAKFADAVINGDTAVDANGFNGLSKILTGTATEYLPLTNGVSLGYVDWTTVDTKAEALAEMARLDAWLSLMDDRPDVIYGNRKTLALFKMLAAWADQIDKTTDAFGRPVVAYNGIPLVDLGAKAGSNTDVIGLVSRDADGGGAGGSIANLGDLYAVRYGLDGFHGASVGGGAPLLSTYLPDFTTAGAVKTGEVELGPVAPVLKATKSAAVFRNIKSA; encoded by the coding sequence ATGGCTACTACGCTCGCAGAGGCCAAGCTCAACGCACAGGACGACGTCGACGTGCAGGTCATCGACGAGTTCCGCAAGTCCAGCGACATCCTCGACCGGATGACGTTCGACAACGTCGTTTCGCCGACCGGCGGCGACACCCTCACGTACGGATACCGCCGGCTGATCACCGAGCGCGGCGCGGACTTCCGCGCGATCAATGCGGAGTACACGTCGGCCGAGGTCACCTCCCAGCGCTACACGGTGGACCTGGTCCCCCTCGGCGGATCGTTCAAGGTCGACCGCGTCGTCGCCCGGATCGGCCCGGCCGCGTCCGGCGCCGTGACGCTGAACATGCAGCAGCTCATCAAGGCCAGCCGGGCAAAGTTCGCCGACGCTGTGATCAACGGCGACACCGCCGTCGACGCCAACGGATTCAACGGCCTGTCCAAGATCCTCACCGGCACCGCGACCGAGTACCTGCCGCTGACCAACGGCGTGAGCCTCGGCTACGTCGACTGGACCACGGTCGACACGAAGGCCGAGGCCCTCGCCGAAATGGCCCGCCTCGACGCCTGGCTGTCGCTCATGGACGACCGGCCGGACGTCATCTACGGCAACCGCAAGACCCTCGCCCTGTTCAAGATGCTCGCCGCGTGGGCCGACCAGATCGACAAGACGACCGACGCGTTCGGCCGTCCGGTCGTCGCGTACAACGGCATCCCGCTGGTCGACCTCGGCGCCAAGGCCGGAAGCAATACCGACGTGATCGGCCTGGTTTCCCGCGATGCCGACGGTGGCGGCGCCGGCGGATCCATCGCCAACCTCGGCGACCTGTACGCCGTGCGCTACGGCCTCGACGGTTTCCACGGTGCGAGCGTCGGTGGCGGCGCCCCGCTGCTGTCGACGTACCTCCCGGACTTCACCACGGCGGGCGCTGTCAAGACGGGCGAGGTGGAGCTCGGCCCCGTCGCCCCGGTCCTGAAGGCGACCAAGTCGGCCGCCGTGTTCCGCAACATCAAGAGCGCGTGA
- a CDS encoding Rmf/CrpP fold protein: MGTRQDIARAIQQGQEAGRTGEPPTVCPYGAADILRTAWIRGYAQTAPSPTQGDDA; this comes from the coding sequence ATGGGCACACGGCAGGACATCGCGCGAGCGATCCAGCAAGGGCAAGAGGCCGGCAGGACCGGCGAGCCGCCCACCGTATGCCCGTACGGCGCCGCCGACATCCTGCGCACCGCGTGGATACGCGGCTACGCGCAGACCGCGCCGAGCCCCACCCAGGGCGACGACGCATAG